One genomic window of Acidimicrobiia bacterium includes the following:
- a CDS encoding 3-hydroxyacyl-CoA dehydrogenase family protein, protein MKVGVIGAGVMGSGIAQVTATAGYETVCYDLDAGALERALEHVTTGRYGFERGVERGKMSRADADAAVARLTFTSSFDEAAAVDLVVEAVPENLELKQQVFRDLDAAAPATTILASNTSGFPIVQIAEVTSRPELVIGWHWASPPVVMRLAEIIRAPGTSDATVDTVTDVAAACGKNPVVINDTTTAWGFVANRVYFAMIQEANRVVEEGIATREQVDTLMVDCFNWPVGPYGMTRGATSGWDK, encoded by the coding sequence ATGAAGGTGGGTGTCATTGGGGCGGGTGTCATGGGAAGCGGTATCGCCCAGGTGACGGCGACCGCCGGGTACGAGACCGTCTGTTACGACCTCGACGCCGGCGCACTCGAGCGTGCGCTCGAGCACGTCACCACCGGACGGTACGGGTTCGAGCGCGGTGTGGAGCGCGGCAAGATGAGCCGCGCCGACGCCGACGCCGCGGTCGCACGGCTCACGTTCACGTCGTCATTCGACGAGGCGGCCGCGGTCGACCTCGTGGTCGAGGCCGTGCCCGAGAATCTCGAGCTCAAGCAGCAGGTGTTCCGCGACCTCGACGCGGCCGCGCCGGCTACGACGATCCTCGCGTCGAACACGTCGGGGTTCCCGATCGTGCAGATCGCGGAGGTCACCTCGCGGCCGGAACTCGTGATCGGCTGGCACTGGGCGTCTCCCCCGGTCGTCATGCGGCTCGCCGAGATCATCCGCGCTCCCGGTACGAGCGACGCGACCGTCGACACGGTCACCGACGTCGCTGCGGCGTGCGGCAAGAACCCCGTGGTCATCAACGACACGACGACGGCGTGGGGCTTCGTTGCCAACCGCGTGTACTTCGCGATGATCCAGGAGGCGAACCGCGTCGTCGAAGAGGGCATCGCCACCCGCGAGCAGGTCGACACGCTCATGGTCGACTGCTTCAACTGGCCGGTCGGCCCCTACGGCATGACCCGCGGCGCCACGAGCGGCTGGGACAAGTAG